The Acipenser ruthenus chromosome 27, fAciRut3.2 maternal haplotype, whole genome shotgun sequence genome includes a window with the following:
- the LOC117432308 gene encoding rootletin-like isoform X8, protein MASVISLQEENRILQQELSRVEDLLAESRAERDELAIKYNAISERLEESLRLKGEDAVTNADLEQPISWQCGDLGADGAELRPRSPLLEQTLRVETGERDRESLESRSLAQQNMELRRRLDEEQAAYKRKLQAYQEGQQRQAQLVQKLQAKVLQYKKKCGELEQVVLDKSTELEQHCMTSRLDLSTGRLRPEEEEHSNDLENALIRLEEEQQRSASLAQVNAMLREQLDQANSANQALSEDIRKLTADWTKAREELEQREVDWRREEESFHTYFSSEHSRLLALWRQVVGFRRHICELKSATERDLSEVRNELAKASRSAHASCLNLGANLRASESSSTLALDKQSARQAQLEEQLRDKVRDMIQMQARCDTEKAELNARITELMVEVERMKTQGEEKEKSSTSLTQRLEALEGSLSQEQAEREQEEVEALRAEIEVLQQALRDITQAVLADSDTGVPVPPLEGEQDLMGSLGGVSVLRSPSPRRGASPRRSASPRRSFSTSLADPTLGAVRAALTNRQIHLQELRGRYEGAQDLVASLRRQLAESETERRALEQRAQQLSEEREEAGRAKDAAQRDADRLRSSTEHIGSEKTSLGKALQALQERVETLQQEGERLQLTNAALQRERDCESEEKEGALKERERARAETEKGLKQLEQAEARCSALRKELALVKEALQRQTLDKEVQETEKAGLAEALCRAETSVAELTLTCNRLKVEESTLRDSLAKMSSLNEGLAQDKIQLNKIIIQLEDEKGSLMGQKREVEQEKASIRDELVRLEQEKLDLDSARHGLDQSLQDVEQSQEVLEERLRALQGQRAELQEQLAQVTRQRSSLLEDLSQAQREVERQGEGLVRAAREKEELTREKASLVVQLTASERENHSLAEEVAAFRSEREALETSLFEMQQQLVQLESRREQLEAEHQALLRAKEALQAELKRVRAEAEVGLVKLERDKELLVQKQSQTEQEAQVTLRSALTAQQEETDRLTHEKEALRLTLEAQRDEILYTLTREREEIVSRYEAEKEELNKEITELQQERDQSLLIAESEKQQALSLKESEKTILSEKLTSVQHELGTTSMELERVRREAQSRQEQERNTVRNLTTELREFRTQFEDAVTAHEREVKSLHEQNKEVGRQKESVLRELEEARTAVRLGEEARDGVRRELLEAQRRLREAQDVRESQRKDILDLRRSLGDQDKERDTLHASNTELREAVKRAESERISLKRLNEEKEQKLAVLEESRAASEREAAELRAGLREVERSRLEARRELQELRRQVKLLDSEKEQRGREVAELQARVSLDEQREGDTRRESFGLKQRIMETEAVRDSARKEVSSLQRRMTELEAECRLRERELAAQLEEARGNEKKLQDNTRNLELRAEQARGELTELGLALSEAQGRISGLEAELTRLDGHKRELEFKLGSLHSALSRTLGIGGRGRGNSPALRGRSHSPRRSLSPPKGLDESRRSPLARMETPERGPASRPASPDRTDTPFPELDPETVRSALREFLQELRDTQRERDEARTQSGTLARQLGEMEEDRDGTQQRLQQLQKSLAECEEGKRGADGRLSSAQTALMLQEELIRRSERERKALLDKVATLERSVQGAESERRGTQDKINKLKAGEARLEAERRRLKEALEAAESRGTKLELARRALEGELQRMKLGLGDKETEIQAAQDRIDTLQRQVSDSELKASALKLELDRLHLALARVEESEGTLKERLQSLAQCVAESNTSQAAAQDRLLTLQKSLSASEQERRLLQERLESARSSVLEGKKNAGMLSERVQTLQSELGEMELKRGELEGQLQQHQELLRQRMKSEEAALRSLEKLQGERALAQERLRSLQRAIAQLESEKREAERAAVRLEKDKAALRNTLDKVEREKLKMEEGSMRLSAEKGRLDRSLSSVEQELVDSQRQIQLLQAQLGEMEQTQSQGLTEVSRRLQQDMQQETERLRGAQLQAERTLEARERAHRQRVKGLEEQVSTLKEQLQQELRRRQPHFSHSSILSGN, encoded by the exons ATGGCCTCCGTGATCTCTCTCCAGGAGGAGAACAGGATCCTCCAGCAGGAGCTGTCCCGGGTCGAGGACCTGCTGGCTGAGAGCCGAGCCGAGCGCGATGAACTGGCCATCAAATACAACGCCATCAGCGAGCGG TTGGAAGAGTCTTTGCGTCTGAAGGGGGAGGATGCTGTGACAAACGCAGAT CTGGAACAGCCAATCAGCTGGCAGTGTGGAGATTTGGGTGCTGATGGGGCAGAGCTAAGGCCACGTAGTCCTCTG ctgGAGCAGACCCTGCGCGTGGAGACGGGTGAGCGAGACCGGGAGTCCCTGGAGAGCCGCAGCTTGGCTCAGCAGAACATGGAGCTGCGGAGACGGCTGGACGAGGAGCAGGCTGCGTACAAACGCAAGCTGCAGGCTTACCAGGAGGGGCAGCAGAGGCAGGCCCAGCTAGTACAGAAACTACAGGCCAAG GTGCTGCAGTACAAGAAGAAGTGTGGGGAGCTTGAGCAGGTTGTGCTGGACAAATCAACTGAGCTGGAGCAGCACTGCATGACT AGTCGCCTGGACCTCTCCACCGGCCGACTTCGTCCCGAAGAGGAGGAGCATAGCAACGACCTGGAGAATGCACTCATCCGATTGGAGGAGGAGCAGCAGAG GAGTGCCAGCCTCGCCCAGGTGAATGCCATGCTCCGGGAGCAGCTTGACCAGGCCAACTCAGCCAATCAGGCACTGAGCGAGGACATCCGCAAACTCACTGCTGATTGGACGAAGGCccgagaggagctggagcagagGGAGGTTGattggaggagagaggaggag TCCTTCCACACCTACTTCAGCAGTGAGCACAGCCGCCTGCTAGCCCTGTGGAGACAAGTGGTGGGCTTCCGCCGGCACATCTGTGAGCTCAAGAGCGCCACGGAGAG GGACCTCTCGGAGGTGCGGAACGAGCTAGCCAAGGCCTCCCGCAGCGCCCACGCCTCCTGTCTCAACCTGGGTGCCAACCTGCGAGCCAGCGAGAGCTCCTCCACCCTGGCGCTGGACAAGCAGAGCGCCCGGCAGGCACAGCTGGAGGAGCAGCTGCGTGACAAGGTGCGAGACATGATCCAGATGCAGGCCAGATGTGACACGGAGAAAGCAGAGCTCAACGCCAG gATTACAGAGctgatggtggaggtggagagGATGAAGACCcagggggaggagaaggagaaatCCAGCACCTCTCTAACTCAGAGGCTGGAAGCCCTG GAGGGCAGTCTCTCCCAGGAACAGGCTGAGCGAGAGCAGGAGGAGGTGGAGGCGCTGAGAGCTGAGATTGAAGTACTGCAGCAGGCTCTCCGTGACATCACACAG GCTGTGCTGGCGGACTCTGACACGGGGGTCCCTGTGCCCCCCCTCGAGGGAGAGCAGGACCTGATGGGCTCTCTGGGCGGGGTCTCAGTCctgcgcagcccctcccctcgccGGGGTGCTTCTCCTCGCAGATCAGCCTCCCCTCGACGCAGCTTCTCCACCAGCCTCGCTGACCCCACGCTGGGGGCCGTTCGAGCTGCCCTCACCAACAGACAGATCCACTTACAG GAGCTGCGAGGGCGCTACGAGGGGGCCCAGGATCTGGTGGCATCTCTGAGGCGGCAGCTGGCCGAGAGCGAGACGGAGCGGCGGGCTCTCGAGCAGCGGGCACAGCAGCtgagcgaggagagagaggaggccggGCGAGCCAAGGACGCCGCGCAGAGAGATGCTGACAGACTTCGCTCCTCCACTGAACACATTGGCAG TGAGAAGACCAGCCTTGGGAAGGCGCTGCAGGCCCTGCAGGAGAGAGTGGAGACGCTGCAGCAGGAAGGCGAGAGGCTGCAGCTCACCAATGCAGcgctgcagagagagagggactgCGAGAGCGAGGAGAAAGAGGGGGCTCTGAAAGAGAGGGAGCGAGCCAGGGCAGAGACTGAGAAggg GCTGAAGCAGCTGGAGCAGGCCGAGGCTCGCTGCTCGGCCCTCAGGAAGGAGCTGGCCCTGGTGAAGGAGGCTCTGCAGAGACAGACACTGGACAAGGAGGTGCAGGAGACGGAGAAGGCTGGGCTGGCTGAGGCTCTGTGCAGG GCGGAGACCAGTGTTGCTGAGCTGACCCTGACCTGCAACAGACTCAAGGTAGAGGAGTCGACCCTGCGTGACTCCCTGGCTAAAATGAGCTCCCTGAACGAGGGGCTGGCCCAGGACAAGATCCAGCTCAACAAGATCATCATCCAG CTCGAGGATGAGAAGGGCTCTCTAATGGGTCAGAAGCGGGAGGTGGAGCAGGAGAAGGCCTCGATCCGAGACGAGCTCGTCCGATTGGAGCAGGAGAAGCTGGACCTGGACTCCGCCCGCCACGGCCTGGACCAATCGCTGCAGGACGTGGAGCAGAGCCAGGAGGTGCTGGAGGAGAGGCTGCGGGCACTGCAGGGGCAGCGGGCTGAGCTACAAGAACAGCTGGCACAG GTCACCCGCCAGCGCTCCTCCCTCCTGGAGGACCTGTCCCAGGCTCAGCGGGAGGTGGAGCGCCAGGGGGAGGGGCTGGTTCGAGCGGCCCGAGAGAAAGAGGAGCTGACCAGAGAGAAGGCCAGCCTGGTGGTGCAGCTGACCGCGTCCGAGCGGGAGAACCACAGCCTGGCTGAAGAGGTGGCCGCATTCAG GTCGGAGAGAGAGGCTCTGGAGACCAGCCTCTTCGAGATGCAGCAGCAGCTGGTTCAGCTGGAGTCTCGGAGGGAGCAGCTGGAGGCAGAACACCAGGCCCTGCTGCGGGCCAAGGAGGCACTGCAAG CCGAGTTGAAGCGAGTGCGGGCAGAGGCTGAGGTCGGACTGGTCAAGCTGGAGCGAGACAAGGAGCTGCTGGTGCAGAAGCAGAGCCAGACCGAGCAGGAAGCCCAGGTCACACTGCGGTCAGCTCTGACCGCTCAGCAAGAGGAGACTGACCGCCTCACCCACGAGAAG gaggCACTGAGGCTCACACTGGAGGCACAGCGGGACGAGATTCTGTACACGCTGACTCGAGAGCGTGAGGAGATAGTGTCTCGCTACGAGGCTGAGAAAGAGGAGCTGAACAAGGAGATCACAGAACTGCAGCAAGAGAGGGACCAGAGCCTGCTGATAGCGGAGAGTGAGAAGCAACAg GCCCTGTCACTGAAGGAGTCAGAGAAGACGATCCTCTCGGAGAAACTGACCAGCGTCCAGCACGAGCTGGGTACCACCAGCATGGAGCTGGAGAGGGTCCGACGGGAAGCACAGAGCAGACAGGAGCAGGAGCGG AACACCGTGAGAAATCTGACGACTGAACTGAGGGAGTTCCGGACCCAGTTTGAGGACGCGGTGACGGCTCACGAGAGGGAAGTGAAGAGCCTGCATGAGCAGAACAAGGAGGTGGGGAGGCAGAAGGAGAGCGTGCTCAGAGAG CTGGAGGAGGCCCGCACAGCGGTTCGTCTGGGAGAGGAGGCGCGGGATGGGGTGCGGAGGGAGCTGCTGGAGGCTCAGCGCAGGCTGCGAGAGGCACAGGACGTCCGGGAGAGCCAGCGCAAAGACATCCTGGATCTGCGACGCAGCCTGGGGGACCAGGACAAGGAGAGAGACACCCTGCACGCCTCCAACACGGAGCTGAGAGAGGCTGTGAAGAGAGCAGAGAGCGAGAGGATCAG TTTGAAGAGGCTGAATGAGGAGAAGGAGCAGAAGCTGGCTGTGCTGGAGGAGAGCCGAGCCGCATCAGAGCGAGAGGCCGCGGAGCTGAGGGCGGGGCTTCGCGAGGTCGAGAGGTCAAGGCTAGAGGCCCGCAGAGAGCTGCAGGAGCTCCGCCGCCAG GTGAAGCTCCTGGACAGTGAGAAGGAGCAGAGGGGCCGGGAGGTGGCTGAGCTGCAGGCTCGGGTCTCTCTGGATGAGCAGAGGGAGGGGGACACACGCAGGGAATCCTTCGGACTCAAGCAGAGGATCATGGAGACTGAGGCTGTCCGGGACAGCGCACGCAAGGAG GTTTCCAGCCTCCAGCGCAGGATGACGGAGTTGGAGGCGGAGTGCCGGCTGCGCGAGAGGGAGCTGGCAGCCCAGCTGGAGGAAGCGCGAGGCAACGAGAAGAAGCTGCAGGACAACACGCGCAACCTGGAGCTGCGGGCTGAGCAGGCGCGGGGGGAGCTGACGGAGCTGGGGCTGGCACTGAGTGAGGCACAGGGGCGCATCTCCGGCCTGGAGGCGGAGCTGACACGACTCGACGGGCACAAGAGAGAGCTGGAGTTCAAACTGGGCAGCCTGCACTCCGCCCTGAGCCGCACCCTGGGCATCGGGGGGCGGGGCCGCGGGAACAGCCCCGCCCTCCGCGGACGCAGCCACTCCCCTCGGCGCTCACTCTCACCACCTAAAG GACTGGATGAGAGCAGGAGGAGCCCCCTGGCTCGGATGGAGACCCCAGAGAGAGGCCCCGCCTCCAGACCCGCCTCCCCTGACCGCACGGACACACCCTTCCCAGAACTGGACCCTGAGACAGTCCGGAGTGCGCTCAGAGAGTTCCTGCAGGAGCTGAGAGACACGCAGAGAGAGCGG GATGAGGCCCGTACACAGTCCGGGACTCTCGCTCGGCAGCTCGGGGAGATGGAAGAAGATCGAGACGGGACCCAGCAGaggctgcagcagctgcagaaaTCCCTGGCCGAGTGCGAGGAAG GGAAGCGTGGTGCAGACGGCCGGCTCAGCTCTGCTCAGACCGCTCTTATGCTGCAGGAGGAACTGATTCGGCGCAGTGAGCGCGAGCGCAAGGCTCTGCTGGACAAGGTGGCCACGCTGGAGAGGAGTGTGCAGGGAGCAGAGAGCGAGCGCCGTGGCACGCAG GATAAGATAAACAAGCTGAAGGCCGGCGAGGCGAGGCTGGAGGCAGAGAGGAGGAGGCTGAAGGAGGCTCTGGAGGCAGCAGAGAGCAGAGGCACCAAGCTGGAGCTGGCCAGGCGCGCTCTGGAAGGGGAGCTGCAGAGAATGAAGCTGGGGCTGGGGGACAAGGAGACTGAGATCCAGGCGGCACAGGACCGCATAGACACTCTGCAGAGacag GTGTCGGACAGCGAGCTGAAGGCCAGCGCCCTGAAGCTGGAGCTGGATCGGCTGCACCTGGCCCTGGCGAGGGTGGAGGAGAGCGAGGGCACACTGAAGGAGCGTCTCCAGAGCCTTGCGCAGTGCGTGGCAGAGAGCAACACCAGCCAGGCCGCCGCCCAGGACCGCTTGCTCACCCTGCAGAAGAGCCTGAGCGCCAGTGAGCAGGAGCGTCGCCTCCTGCAG GAGAGGTTGGAGAGCGCGCGGTCGTCTGTCTTGGAAGGAAAGAAGAATGCCGGGATGCTGAGTGAGCGTGTGCAGACTCTACAGAGCGAGCTGGGGGAGATGGAGCTGAAAAGGGGAGAGCTGGAGGGGCAACTGCAGCAACACCAGGag TTGTTGCGTCAGCGCATGAAGTCGGAGGAGGCTGCGCTGAGAAGCCTGGAGAAGCTGCAGGGAGAGCGGGCTCTGGCGCAGGAAAGGCTGAGGAGTCTGCAGAGGGCCATAGCCCAGCTGGAGAGCGAGAAGAGGGAGGCGGAGAGGGCCGCAGTCAGGCTGGAGAAAGACAAGGCAGCTCTCCGCAACACACTCGACAAG GTTGAACGTGAGAAGTTGAAGATGGAGGAGGGGAGCATGCGTCTGTCAGCGGAGAAGGGGCGTCTGGACCGCTCGCTGAGCTCTGTGGAGCAGGAACTGGTGGACTCTCAGAGACAGATCCAGCTGCTGCAG GCCCAGCTTGGTGAGATGGAGCAGACGCAATCCCAGGGCCTCACGGAGGTGTCTCGGAGACTCCAGCAGGATATGCAGCAGGAGACGGAGCGGCTCCGGGGAGCTCAGCTGCAGGCCGAGAGGACTCTGGAGGCGCGAGAGAGAGCACACCGACAGCGTGTCAAGGGGCTGGAGGAGCAG GTCTCCACGCTGAAGGAGCAGCTGCAGCAGGAACTCCGAAGGCGCCAGCCTCACTTCTCCCACTCCTCCATCCTGTCTGGAAACTGA